The DNA window GATGGAAGTTTATTAATATCGGGATTAATTTTTCAAACCAATCTCTTGATAATGTTATAGAATCTCCCGGGAATGCTAACATTTCTGCGACTTTACCGGACGGACAAGCTTCATTAGCAGGACATGCTTATTCCAGGTATGGAAATCTTTCAAAGATGAGTTTTGGTGTGGGAGCTAATTATAATCATAACTTATATATTGGAGCAGGTTTGAACTTTTTCAATGCTTCAATTGATCAAGCTGACAGATTGGCTTTCAGAATGCTTAATAATAATTATATCGATACTTTTGATAAACAGGATTCTCCATATTATGAGAGATCTTCCGGTTTTTCAGCATCATTGGGGGTTATTGGTAAATTAAGCCCTAATTTCAGATTGGGAGCATCTATTGAAACACCTACATTCTGGAATATAGATCGTGATTTTCAATTTTATAATCACCCTACTTACGGAAACGGGACAGGAACTGAGAACAGAAAGTTCACTTCGCCTTTAAAAGCGACAGTAAGTGCTGCCTTTGTTGCCAGTAAGAATTTCTCATTAAACGTAGATTATACATTAGGTCTTACAAAACCTGATTATAAAGTTTATGGGAATCCTGAGAGAGAAATAAATAATTTCTTTAAGGATAATTATAAGAACATGTCTGAAGTAAGAGTAGGAGCGGAGTACAGAATTCAGCAGTTGAGATTAAGAGGTGGATACTCATATTTATCTAATCCACTTGACGCACTTACGATCAGTAGATTTGATACTGCAGGTAATATAGGAGACCAATCGTACAGCAATCTTATGCTAAGTGACAGAAACCTGATTTCATTTGGTGTAGGTTATGATTTCAAATCATTCTATATTGACGCTTCTTATCAGAATATAAGTTCTAAATATAGTAATCCTTTTATGAGAGGAGTGACTGGTGATGATTTTGATGCAGCGTATTATTCAGTGGGATCAAAATCAATCTACCAAAACCCTGATTATGCAGTAAGTAATGTGAAAAACAATAGAAATAATTTCTTCCTTACCGTAGGATGGAAGTTCTAATTTTATTGTCAATATATCAATTAAAAGCTCCGAAATTTTTCGGAGCTTTTTTATTTTCAAATCTAAATCGAGATTAATCCGGATTCTGAGTCAGATTAGGCTGTATCTGTATTTGCTGTTCCGGAATATATTCAATAATTCTGTTGTTGGTAGAAGGAACTGTGTAAAAAGGATTATTTCCGTTTAAATGCGTTCCCGGATAATTTCTGTCAAGGGTCAGTTTATTTCTGAATATGTCATATTTTCTATGAGCTTCAAAAGCTAATTCAAGTCTTCTTTCCTGTAGAACGATATCTAAAATGGTTTGCCCAGAAGGAACAGAAGAATACACGGGAATTCCAGCTCTTGTTCGGATCACATTAATATCAGTTAGTGCAGCTGCAGAATTTCCTTTTTTAGCGTAAGCTTCAGCCCGGTTAAGATATATTTCAGCCAATCTTAAAATGACCGGTGACCATAATTGGGGTACTCCTTCCTGTAGTGAACATTTTAGGATATAAAATTTCGGATATCCGTTTCTTTTATCCATATCATTATCCAGGTTAATATACGTCTTAGTATTATTTGAATTCATGAAATAATAACTGGTTTTGGATGGCAAAACTTCTGATAGCACCTGATAATTCACATTATTTATGGTGAAATAGGTATTTCCTCCCTGTTGAAAGGTTTTCTGGAAAATGTAGTTATAAGTTATTCCACCCGTGGAATTGGTACCTTGCTGCACCCAATAGGCAACGGGTGTTGTAGGGCTGTTGTATTTGGGTGAAATGAATTTTAATCTTGCATCCTGAGGGTTTTGATTAATTACATCTAAATAGGAAGAAGAGGCATACATTTCTCCCCAGCCTACATTTTGAATATTGGCATACATAGATCCTATGGTATACCAGCCGTCACTATAATCGCCATCTCTATTGTATTTAAAAGCGAAAATCGTCTCTTTGTTTGTTTCCGGCGTTTTAGTTGCGTAAGACGGTAGGTCAGCATTAGATAATAATGAATACTTTCCTGAATTAATCACCTTTTCAGCATATTCAATGGCTTTATCATTATTTTCCATATAAAGGTATACCCGGGAAAGGAGTGCCTGTGCAGCCTTTTTAGATGCATAAATATTATCTTTATCCACGGTCATCAGCTGTTCTGCTTTTTTCAGGTCACTAACTACCTGATCGTAAATTTGTCCTACTGTTGCCCGGGCAGGTAAATCGTTCACATCGTCAGATATTTTCAATGGCACTCCCGGGTTGCTGGTTCCTTGATTGTAAGGTTTGCCAAATACATTGACCAGAGAGAAGTACACGTAAGCTCTCAGAAAATAATTTTCCCCAATCAATTGATCTGTTGCTGCATCTTTTCCTTCAGGAATTTTTAAAATGACCTTGTTGCAGCCAATAATTGATTTATAGCCTGCATTCCATATTGCATTTGAACGGCCATTATTTTTAATACTTCTGTAATTATAATAATAGAAAAACTCATCAGTGGTTGTTCCGCTGATATCAATATTGTCGCCGCCATATTCGCCAATTCTGTAAAGGTTATTGAAAAATCCTCCACCAGATGCATCTCCTTTTAAAAGAGCGTAGTTTCCAAGCGTAATGGTTTGTAATCCTGTTGGGTCGTTCAGTATTATTTCTGATTCTTGAGAATCATAAGGTGACCGGTCTATATTACAGGCGGTTATTGATAATAATAGTAATGGTAAGAATATTTTTTTCATGATTTTGTACATTTTAAAAAGAAAAATTAAGGCCTAAAGAAAATCTTCTTGGGATAGGATAAATAGCTCCCGCATTTCCCGAATAAGGATTGCCATCCCTCTTATCTGCATCAGAAGGGCCGACTTCCGGATCAACACCTGAAAACTTGGTAATAGTAAATAGATTTTCTCCCATTATATATAGACTTAAAGACCTTACATGTAGCTTTTCCGTCAAAGATTGAGGAAAATTATAACCCAGTCTCAAAGATCTCAGTTTCATATAGCTGGCATCTTCCAGATAACGTGAAGAAGGCTTATTGGTTAAAGTATTGTTGTTAAAAGTGGCTACAGGATGTGTTGCTACATCTCCTGGTTTTTCCCATCTGCTCCAGCCATTTTGTAGCACCATTTGATTATAATACGGATAAGCACCATCTGAATCAAATAATTCCCTGTAAGAATTATAGATCTGTCCTCCCTGTGAGAAATAAATATTAGCGTTAAGATAAAAATTATTGATACTAAGGTTGGTCGTGAAGGATCCATAATAATCCGGCGTGGCCGCACCTACGATCTGTAAGGTGGCCTGATTGTAATTCGTGGTAATGCTTTTACTTCCGTCAGCGTTTACCACTTCCCATTGAGCTGCGCCGTTATCAGGGTTTACGCCCATCCATTTCCTCATATAGAAAGAAGTGACGTCATTGCCTACTATGGCCACCTGATTATTAGACAGCAGCTGGGTACTGTTATTTCTTGTTGAAAGAACCCTGTTTTTGTAGGTGCTTATATTAAAACCTACATCCCAGTTAACCGCTTTGGATTTAATCAATGCATAATTGAAATTGAATTCCCATCCTTCATTCTTTACATCTCCAACATTCAGGTATTGCCTGTCAACGCCTGTTAATGATGGAAGGGTGACCAATACCAACAGGTTTTTGGTTTTATTATTGAAATAATCAACATTGATGCTTAATCTGTTGTTAAAAGCTCTGATATCGGTACCAATATTATTCTGGTAAATAGATTCCCAGGTCAGATCTTTATTGCCCAATTGATTCCATGTTGCCCCAATTTGTCCGTTATACACCTGGGTTAAAGCATATAAATCCTGCCACCCATAATTGGGGCTTGGGGTATTTCCAACAAGGCCTCTGCTGGCTCTTAGCTTCCATTCGTTAATTTGCTTTACCTGGAAAAATTTTTCTTTATGAATATTCCATCCGGCACTGTATGAATAAAAAAGTCCATTTCTCTGGCTAAGACCAAATGCCGATGAAGACTCACTTCGTAAAGATCCCTGAACAAAATATTTTTTATCATATACATATTCGGCATTGAATAAGAATGCATTATAGGCTTTGTCATATTTTTTTCCTGATGGCTTTTGTCCTGTTGTAGCTCCGTTATCGAAGATTTCTGATCCCGGAACAATACCATAAACCCCTGCTTTGGATATTTTGTAGATTCGGTCCGTATATTCGTATGCTGCCAGGGCATTGACATTGTGAACCCCAAAATCTTTATCAAATCTCAGCATCTGATTGAAAAATTTACTGATATCTTTAACATAAGATTCAGTCAGTCCGCCTTTAATACTCTCGCCTGCTATTGATCTTGGATCTGTATAAGACATGTCATCGTAATTTTTATAAGTGACATTATTTGTGGTAATAAATTTCAGATAATCTGTCAATTTAATTTCTGCGTCAAAATTTCCAATAAGGTCTAATTGGTTACTCTTGCTATAATTCCACTGCAGGTCATATAAATAATTAGCGTAGTCTCTTCCGTACCATGTTCCGTTAAAGGTATTGGGGTTTATTAAATTTCCTTCAGAGTTTCTTGGATTGTCCCAGGGCATATTGAGATACATTTCTTCAAGGGAGCCTTGTCTGTTTTTCCTTTCTGTATATGCTAAGCTTAGTTTGGGTCTTAAAATTAACCAGGGTCTTACTGTTTGTTCATGATTGATTCTGAAAGACAGTCTGTTATAATCGTAGCTTTTTACTGTTCCGCTTTCATCATAATAATTACCTGATATATAGGTTTTGGAATTTTGAGAACCTCCTCTGAAGTCTATGGTGTAGTTTTGTACGGCTCCTGTCTGCGTGCCGTCTTTCAGCCAGTTATAACCGGGATTTCTCAGTCCTCCGGGAATAGATGGAGCATTTTTAAGAGAGGTAAAGTAATCGTACAATTGAGTGCCATCCATCAGTTTAAAGCGCCCATTATTGAATGTATTGAAAGAGTTATTTACTGAAATATTAAGAGAGCCTTTACCTGAGGTTCCGGATTTTGTGAAGACCTGTACAATTCCGTTCGCTCCACGGGAACCATATAGAGCAGTGGAGGTGGCGTCCTTCAAAATGTTAATACTTTCAATCTGGTTGGGGTCAAGATTGGGTACTCCATTCATCATAACGCCGTCTACTACCCATAAAGCCTGACTAGGACCATTAATCGTTGAGGTTCCTCTGATTTTTACACTTGCTGTGGATCCAGGATTGCCACCTCCAGGCAAAATTTGAGCGCCTGCCGCTTTTCCCTGTAAAAGACCTGCTACATCCGGGGTATTGGAGTCTTTTAGCTTTTTATCAGAAATAACTGAAACGGCTGCTGTTAAGCTGGACCTCTTCTGGGCTTTGTATCCTACTATAACAATATCTTCAATCTTGTTTTCCTGAAGGGTATCTTTTTTTACGGTAGTTTGAGCAGATAACACTCCGCATACTAAAAAGAAATACCCACCCGTCGTCAAACGGTTAGTTTTTTTATTCATACATAAGTGATTTGGTGACGCTCGCTAATGTACAAAAAAAACCACATCAATAGTAATGTGGTGTAAAAAATGATAATAATTTATAATATCATAATTCTCTTTGTTGATATGATATTTATTTTGTGAAAATATTTATTTTTAAGAAATGTGAATTTGTAATGAAATGGATTTATTTTCAGATACTTAGGACTAATTTTATGTGACCTGGATACAAATACAGCAAATCAAAAGACAAAAATATAAACTGTTTTTAATGATTGTGAGCAGAAGGATGAGTATGGAAAACATGCATTAAAAGAGCCAGTAAAACACCAACAATCACCAATCCTATTTTCATCCAGTCAATATTGTGATTTTTATTGCTTTCAAAAATAATAACTGATGAAATATGAAGGAAAATACCTCCAACAATAGCCAGGAAATAAGGCTGCAAATCCGGATTAAAGTAATTACCTAATAACATTCCCATCGGAGAAGCCAGGGCAAATAAAGCTACAATCAGTAAAGAAGGATAGGACGAACTTTTGGAATCTTTCTTTCCATTGAATAAAAATGCTCCCAGAATAAATGAAATAGGCAGGTTATGAAATACAATTCCTAAAAGGTAAGGTGATATTTCATGTTCTTCATTGGCCAAAGGAATTCCTTCGATAAAAGCATGAACAAATAATCCCACCATTAAAGCAACCGGCAGAATATTGTGTTCATTATGATGATGAAAGTGTCCGTGTTCAAAACCTTTGGTCAAAGCTTCCAGAATCATTTGTAAAAGAACCCCTGCGATCACAAAAATTCCCAGACTACTGCTTTCGCCGGAAGTGTAGACCTGAGGGAAAACTTCATTCAGGCAGATGGTGATCAGAAAACCGGCACTTAATATCAGTAGATTTTTAGCCAGCTTTTCTTTTTTACCAAAATGCTTTCCCAGAAAGACTCCGGAAATGACACTTAAAATCAGTAAAAGTACTGCTATCATTATTTTTTCTTAAATAAATTGATACAACGTGGAGAAGTTTCTTTTGTAAACTCGTTCAGCTGATAATCTCCCCAGATTTTTATTCTTTCAAAACCGCATTCTGAGGCATAGGCATTAATGGCTTCTAACGTGTGGAGTTTTACTTTTTCGAAGAAATGAAAAGGTTTCCCGTCTGCTTCAAAGCGAATATCCTTAATAACATGCCTTCCTTCAATCTTTTTCAGAATTTTGAAATCGATGTCACCACGGGTAATTATTGTTTCAGGAACCATGTTTTTTCTTACATATTCTTCATTCAGATAATCAAGGACAAAGAATCCTCCAGGTTTTAAAGCGTTGTAAACCGACTGAAAAACTTTTTTATCATCATTTTCATTGTCAAAATACCCGAAACTTGTGAATAAATTGAAAACGGCATCCATTGGATCTGCATCAATCGGGTTTCTCATGTCATGAACTTCAAAAATCAAAGTTTGATTTTCATATTGTTTATCAGATTCAATACTCTGTCTTGAAAGGTCAAGGCCTAGTACATCATACCCTAATTTATTGAGAAAAACAGAGTGTCTTCCCTTACCACAGGCAAGATCTATGATTTTTGACTGAGGTGGAAGCTGAAGGTCCGCAGTCAGCTTTGTAATGAAGTTTTCAGCTTCAGTATAGTCTCTGTTGCTATACAATAAATGATAATAAGGGGTATCAAACCAAGATTCAAACCATTCCATAATGCAAAAATAACTAAATTTGTGCGGTTAAAAGCAAAGTATTTTACAACATTAAATGATTGAGAAATTCAATTGATCAATACGTTGGAGGGCTAATCTTTTAATTATTAAATATTTAAATCTTTTAATTCTTAGTTATGGATACAGAAAATTTACAAATACAGATAAAAACATTCTTCGGACTGGAGCAGATTCTGGCGGAAGAAATCAAGAAATTGGGTGGAAGAAATGTTGAAATTAAAAACAGGGCAGTCAATTGTGAAGGAGATCTTGGTTTTTTATACAAAATCAATTATTCTGCGAGAACGGCATTAAAAATTCTTGTTCCGATTCATGAGTTCAAGGCTTTTAATCAACATCAGTTTTATGACAGGTTGTTTAAGTTTGATTGGGCAGAATTCATGGATGTTGATCAGTCTTTCTCGATTGATGCTACTGTAAATTCTGAAACATTCAAACATTCTCAATTTGTTACGTTGAAAATGAAAGATGCGATCGTAGATTATTTTCAGGATAAGTTCAAAAGACGCCCGAATGTTGAAACGAGAAATCCTGATATCAAATTTCACCTTCATATCGACCGTGAATTGGTGATGATCTCAATGGATTCTTCCGGAGATCCTTTATTCAAAAGGGGATACAGAAGGGAGCAAGGTGAGGCTCCGATCAATGAAGTTCTTGCCAGTGGTATGCTTCAGTTAGCAGGTTGGGACGGAAAAGGTAATTTTCTTGATCCGATGTGCGGTTCCGGTACGTTGTTAATCGAGGCGGCAATGATCGCGATGGATCTTCCGGCTCAGATTTTCAGAAATCGATTCGGATTCCAGAACTGGAAAAATTATGATTCGGATTTGTTTTCAAAAATAAAAGAATTCAGAGTGAACAGAGTCAGACAGTTTGATGGGAAAATCGTTGGCTATGATATTGATGCAAGAATGTTGAACGCTGCGAGAATGAATGTGGAAGCCGCAGAAATGGAAGATGTTATTGAGATTAAAAAACAAGACTTCTTTGAGTCTAAAAAAGAACTTTTCCCATTATTAATGGTATTCAACCCTCCATATGATGAGAGAATTTCAATTAATGATGATGACTTCTACAAAAAAATAGGCGATACTTTTAAAACACATTATCCAAATACCTTAGCATGGCTGATTTCATCAGACCTGGAAGCGGTAAAGAAAATCGGTTTGCGTCCTTCAAGAAAAATCAAACTATTCAATGGAAAGCTGGAAACAAGATTCTTACAGTATGAAATGTATGAGGGAACGAAGAAAGTACATAAACTAGAAGATAAAAAGTAGAAACTAATTTACATTCAAACAGATGTCCTGGAATTTTCTTGATGTTTTAGAAGGAGTCTTTGATGTTCTCGAATTATTTAGTTCAGGATCTGGTTCAAAATCAAGTTCGGAAAGAAAGAGTCTGAATTATGATGAGAGGGTTCAGAGCAAGGTAGTAGTAAGATCTAAATATTATACTGAAAAGATAAGTGCAGGATTTATTCTGGCTGCAATAGTTCTTTTTATTATTATTTTTAAGAATCCGTTGCGGGCAGAAAACTATGTGCAAACTTTAATTGTAGCTTCATTAATAGGAATAGCGATCTCTTTTGTAGTGTTTTTTGTTTTGCATGTATTTGAGTGTTTTTATTTTAAAAATATTTTTAAGTTACTACTTTTTAGTTGCTCAGTAATTGCATTCTTTATATCGTTTGTTTTGTGTATTTATTTTAAATCAGGAATATTTATCTGATTAGACTAAGTTAATTTCTCCGAATAAGCTGTTAAACCATTTGTGGTTTCCTTCACGAATAAGTAATTTTGAAAAATTTTCAATTTGAAACCTAGTATTTCCATTATTGTTGCCATTTACAACCGAAAGGATGAACTTTTCGAGTTGCTGACCTCTCTTACCCAGCAGACAGATAAGGAGTTTGAGATGATGATCGTTGATGACGGTTCTGTTATCGATCTGAAGCCAACCATCAGGAATTTTGAAGGAATGCTAAATATTAAATATTTCAGGAAGGACAATTCCGGACCCGGGCTTACAAGAAATTATGGGGCAGCAAGAGCGGAAAATAACTGGCTGGTATTTGTAGACAGTGATGTGATTGTAGAGAAAGATTATATTCAAAATATTAAAAATGATATTCTGACAATCCCATGTGATGCGTTTGGTGGAGCAGATAAAGCTCATAAGGGTTTTAATCTGATGCAAAAAGCCATTTCGTATTCTATGACTTCTGTTTTTACTACCGGTGGAATTCGGGGAAGTAAGAAAGCGGTTTCAAAGTTTCAACCCAGAAGTTTTAATATGGGCGTGAAAAAATCGGTTTTTGAAAAAGTGGGAGGATTTTCAGAGATGAGAATAGGAGAAGATCCTGATTTATCAATGACTCTTTGGGAAAATGGCTTTACAACTGCTTTTTTTGATGATATTGCAGTGTATCACAAACGTAGAGTAGATTTTGGTAAATTCTCAAAGCAGGTATATCAGTTTGGTTGCGCAAGGCCTATTCTTAATCAGAGGCATCCGAATTACGTGAAAATTTCCTTTGCTTTTCCTACCTTATTCATGTTGGGATACATGATGGGCTTTTTAGAGTATTTTATGATGGGAAGAGGAATTATCCTTACTTTTTATGGGTTGTATACCGTACTGGTATTTTTCCACGCATTATTGCTGACTAAAAATATAAGCATTGCAGGTATGGCGGTTATTTCCACCTATATTCAGATGTTTTCGTACGGATATGGATTTTTAAAATCTTGGATATTACTGAATGTCGCAAGGATGAAACCTGAAGAGGCTTTCCCAGATCATTATTATAAGAAATAAAAAATACTGAAAGTAAAATATTGATAGGTTTTTGGCTAAAGCCTATTCCTGTTGAATTTAATTACACTTTAGCATTTTAAAATAAAAAAGGCTGTTCAAAAATGAACAGCCTTATCTGTACAATAAAATTTAAGATATAGAAATGTTTTCATGGTTAAGAACGCCTGTTTTCAGCATGCATTCTTTCATTTTTTGGTATGTTCGCTTAATGTCGTGATCAAGTCCTATAGAGAATCTGATCAATCCATCAGAAATACCTATGGCTTCACGTTCTTCTTCAGGAATTTCAGATGAGGTGGATTTTCCTGAGCATGAGAATAATGTTTTATAGAAACCTAAGCTTACTGCCAAATATCCAAGATTTTCTTCCTGCATCATTTCCATCAGTTCATTTGCTTTTTCTGTAGTTCCCGCATCTAAAGTCAGCAGGCCTCCAAATCCATATTCTTCATGGAGCATACTTTTCATCAATTCATGATTTTTGTGAGAAGGTAAACCAGGGTAGGATACTTTTAACCCGTCTTTTTCAAATCTTTCAGCAAGATACATAGCGTTGTGGCTATGCTGTTTTATTCTGATATGAAGTGTTCTCAGGTTTTTCAGAATACTTGAAGATCTCAGGCTGTCCATTGTAGGACCTAGAAGCATACAGGCTCCGGAATTCACATTTTTTGTATCGTCGATAAATGCCTGTGAAGCACAATATACACCACCAACAGTATCACTGCTTCCATTGATGAATTTAGTTAAGCTGTGAATAACAACATCTGCTCCAAATAGTGTTGGGGAAATTGAAAGTGGTGAAAAAGTATTATCAACAATCAGTTTTAAATTATGTTTTTTACAAATTTCCGACAGTCTTCTAAGGTCAGCCACTTCAAGAAGCGGGTTGCTTACGCTTTCACAGTAGATTACTTTTGTATCGGGGGTAATTGCATTTTCAACAACATCAAAATTATTAATGTCAACAAATGTGGTTGCTACATTGAATTGAGGCAGAAAGTTTTTAAGGAAAGCATAGGTTCCTCCATAGATGGTTCTGCTTGATATGATGTGGTCTCCGCTTTTGCAGACCTGCATTAAAACAGAAGTGATGGCTCCCATTCCGGATGCGGTAACGTTGGCCGATTCTGTATTTTCCATTTTGGCCAATGCCTGTGCCAGATAAAGATTCATGGGAGATGAATGTCTGGAGTATAAGTAACATCCCTCAGCATTTCCTTCAAAAGTGTCAAACATGGTCTTCGCTGAAAGGAAGGTGTAGGTAGAACTATCCGAAATAGAAGGATTTACTCCTCCGAATTCACCAAAATACTGAAGATCCTGGATTTCATTGGCTGCATTAAAATTTTCCATATGAGTATGTTTTTATTTTATCTGGCCAATTTGCGTTATTTTCCTAATAATTACAATATAAATTTGAATTTATAGAATATAAAACTGTAAATTTTTGTTTATTTAGAAAAAATATTTGGTATATTGTAGAATATTAATTTTTTACCAAAAAAATATCTATGGAACTTGACGAAATTGATAAAAAACTGCTCTTGTTTCTGCAGGAGGATTGTAAGCAAACCACCAAAGAGCTATCCGGAAAGCTTGGATTGTCGGTAACGGCAGTTTATGAGCGTGTTAAAAAACTGGAAAACTCCGGCGTTATTTCCAAATATGTAGCCTTATTGGATAAGAACAAAGTTGACCGTAATTTTATTGTGTTGTGTCATGTAAAATTAACCCAGCATAAAAAAGAATTTGTGTTGCAATTTGAAAAAGAAGTGATGAATCTTCAGGAAGTTACGGAATGTTTCCATGTAAGCGGAGATTATGATTATATCCTTAAAATCGGTGTAAGAAATATTGAAGATTACCGTAATTTTATGTTGACTAAACTCACCACATTGCAGCATATTGCCAGTACACACAGTTCTTTTATGATTTCCGAAGTGAAAAATACAACGGCAATAGTCCTGTAAATTATTTAAACACTATTTTACAAGACTATTGGTGATTTTTGTTACCTCATCAATGAAATAGCAGAGTCTTTTTGTGCTTGGAAATCCTGTATTTATCATACCAATACTCCGTTTTTGGATGCAATGGGTTCAGGAAGATCTGTTTCGCCACTCATTTGAAGTAAATCAATTTCAATGGTTCTGCAAATAGACAGCATTGGTACGTCAAACATCAGCCCTGCAAAAGGGTTCTCAGAATAATCTCCTACGAGTTCCATGATAATATAGATCCATCCGATGGTAATACAGAAAGGGATGGAAGTCCATATTCCCCAGTCTCCCAGTTTCGCGAATTCGTTTACTAGTCCAAGAGGAAGTAGCAAAATAAAGAGAATATTAAAAACAAATGCAGTACTGGCAAACTGCCTTGGTGAAGGGAATTTCTTAATTCTCTCTGCCTGTCCCTGAAAGCCATAAAATTCATTGAGACAGTTTTGTAATTGTGTCTGATTGAAATCGGTGATGGCATTCATATTTTTAAGCTCATTGATATCTTTTGCCTGCTGAGAAA is part of the Chryseobacterium lactis genome and encodes:
- a CDS encoding class I SAM-dependent DNA methyltransferase, yielding MEWFESWFDTPYYHLLYSNRDYTEAENFITKLTADLQLPPQSKIIDLACGKGRHSVFLNKLGYDVLGLDLSRQSIESDKQYENQTLIFEVHDMRNPIDADPMDAVFNLFTSFGYFDNENDDKKVFQSVYNALKPGGFFVLDYLNEEYVRKNMVPETIITRGDIDFKILKKIEGRHVIKDIRFEADGKPFHFFEKVKLHTLEAINAYASECGFERIKIWGDYQLNEFTKETSPRCINLFKKK
- a CDS encoding THUMP domain-containing class I SAM-dependent RNA methyltransferase, which codes for MDTENLQIQIKTFFGLEQILAEEIKKLGGRNVEIKNRAVNCEGDLGFLYKINYSARTALKILVPIHEFKAFNQHQFYDRLFKFDWAEFMDVDQSFSIDATVNSETFKHSQFVTLKMKDAIVDYFQDKFKRRPNVETRNPDIKFHLHIDRELVMISMDSSGDPLFKRGYRREQGEAPINEVLASGMLQLAGWDGKGNFLDPMCGSGTLLIEAAMIAMDLPAQIFRNRFGFQNWKNYDSDLFSKIKEFRVNRVRQFDGKIVGYDIDARMLNAARMNVEAAEMEDVIEIKKQDFFESKKELFPLLMVFNPPYDERISINDDDFYKKIGDTFKTHYPNTLAWLISSDLEAVKKIGLRPSRKIKLFNGKLETRFLQYEMYEGTKKVHKLEDKK
- a CDS encoding SusC/RagA family TonB-linked outer membrane protein; the protein is MNKKTNRLTTGGYFFLVCGVLSAQTTVKKDTLQENKIEDIVIVGYKAQKRSSLTAAVSVISDKKLKDSNTPDVAGLLQGKAAGAQILPGGGNPGSTASVKIRGTSTINGPSQALWVVDGVMMNGVPNLDPNQIESINILKDATSTALYGSRGANGIVQVFTKSGTSGKGSLNISVNNSFNTFNNGRFKLMDGTQLYDYFTSLKNAPSIPGGLRNPGYNWLKDGTQTGAVQNYTIDFRGGSQNSKTYISGNYYDESGTVKSYDYNRLSFRINHEQTVRPWLILRPKLSLAYTERKNRQGSLEEMYLNMPWDNPRNSEGNLINPNTFNGTWYGRDYANYLYDLQWNYSKSNQLDLIGNFDAEIKLTDYLKFITTNNVTYKNYDDMSYTDPRSIAGESIKGGLTESYVKDISKFFNQMLRFDKDFGVHNVNALAAYEYTDRIYKISKAGVYGIVPGSEIFDNGATTGQKPSGKKYDKAYNAFLFNAEYVYDKKYFVQGSLRSESSSAFGLSQRNGLFYSYSAGWNIHKEKFFQVKQINEWKLRASRGLVGNTPSPNYGWQDLYALTQVYNGQIGATWNQLGNKDLTWESIYQNNIGTDIRAFNNRLSINVDYFNNKTKNLLVLVTLPSLTGVDRQYLNVGDVKNEGWEFNFNYALIKSKAVNWDVGFNISTYKNRVLSTRNNSTQLLSNNQVAIVGNDVTSFYMRKWMGVNPDNGAAQWEVVNADGSKSITTNYNQATLQIVGAATPDYYGSFTTNLSINNFYLNANIYFSQGGQIYNSYRELFDSDGAYPYYNQMVLQNGWSRWEKPGDVATHPVATFNNNTLTNKPSSRYLEDASYMKLRSLRLGYNFPQSLTEKLHVRSLSLYIMGENLFTITKFSGVDPEVGPSDADKRDGNPYSGNAGAIYPIPRRFSLGLNFSF
- a CDS encoding OmpP1/FadL family transporter, whose product is MLKKSLVFMSISAAFFAQAQDISVLRNSVEVYSGSPMVGSAKFNGMAGANGALGGDANSLLTNPAGLGVAISGEVSGTLSISGNKNSSSLGGSTVDYSKTKGDLGNAGGIIAFPLMTETGWKFINIGINFSNQSLDNVIESPGNANISATLPDGQASLAGHAYSRYGNLSKMSFGVGANYNHNLYIGAGLNFFNASIDQADRLAFRMLNNNYIDTFDKQDSPYYERSSGFSASLGVIGKLSPNFRLGASIETPTFWNIDRDFQFYNHPTYGNGTGTENRKFTSPLKATVSAAFVASKNFSLNVDYTLGLTKPDYKVYGNPEREINNFFKDNYKNMSEVRVGAEYRIQQLRLRGGYSYLSNPLDALTISRFDTAGNIGDQSYSNLMLSDRNLISFGVGYDFKSFYIDASYQNISSKYSNPFMRGVTGDDFDAAYYSVGSKSIYQNPDYAVSNVKNNRNNFFLTVGWKF
- a CDS encoding RagB/SusD family nutrient uptake outer membrane protein, whose protein sequence is MKKIFLPLLLLSITACNIDRSPYDSQESEIILNDPTGLQTITLGNYALLKGDASGGGFFNNLYRIGEYGGDNIDISGTTTDEFFYYYNYRSIKNNGRSNAIWNAGYKSIIGCNKVILKIPEGKDAATDQLIGENYFLRAYVYFSLVNVFGKPYNQGTSNPGVPLKISDDVNDLPARATVGQIYDQVVSDLKKAEQLMTVDKDNIYASKKAAQALLSRVYLYMENNDKAIEYAEKVINSGKYSLLSNADLPSYATKTPETNKETIFAFKYNRDGDYSDGWYTIGSMYANIQNVGWGEMYASSSYLDVINQNPQDARLKFISPKYNSPTTPVAYWVQQGTNSTGGITYNYIFQKTFQQGGNTYFTINNVNYQVLSEVLPSKTSYYFMNSNNTKTYINLDNDMDKRNGYPKFYILKCSLQEGVPQLWSPVILRLAEIYLNRAEAYAKKGNSAAALTDINVIRTRAGIPVYSSVPSGQTILDIVLQERRLELAFEAHRKYDIFRNKLTLDRNYPGTHLNGNNPFYTVPSTNNRIIEYIPEQQIQIQPNLTQNPD
- a CDS encoding ZIP family metal transporter, encoding MAVLLLILSVISGVFLGKHFGKKEKLAKNLLILSAGFLITICLNEVFPQVYTSGESSSLGIFVIAGVLLQMILEALTKGFEHGHFHHHNEHNILPVALMVGLFVHAFIEGIPLANEEHEISPYLLGIVFHNLPISFILGAFLFNGKKDSKSSSYPSLLIVALFALASPMGMLLGNYFNPDLQPYFLAIVGGIFLHISSVIIFESNKNHNIDWMKIGLVIVGVLLALLMHVFHTHPSAHNH